Proteins encoded within one genomic window of Tidjanibacter massiliensis:
- a CDS encoding DEAD/DEAH box helicase: MTENEDFGSLGLSPEMLAAVEAKGFERPTPIQKLTIPILLDGRNDIIAQSQTGTGKTAAYGLPILQELVRGAGSVQAIVLVPTRELALQVTEELVSYNREKRLSIAAIYGGASMSEQLRRLAKGADIVVGTPGRVLDHIRRGTLDLSGIRYLVLDEADEMLNMGFIEDVEEIMSHTPGERRVLLFSATMPQRIVNLSRTYMRDVEMLRVESARLTADLTDQIYFEVREADKFDALTRIIDITPEFYGIVFSRTKVGTDELVNRLLERGYAAEGLHGDVSQAQREKVLRKFRNRQVNILVATDVAARGIDINNLSHVINYSLPQDSESYVHRIGRTGRAGNQGTAITFISSSEMRQFGFLRRDIKADIRRQDLPTPQDIVAVKRQRIKEELREIVEGDNYADYGDMAEELLAAYTPEVALAALLRLAFRSELDESNYPEIRSFSVDRRGTARLFLAVGRKDGYDVRKLVALLKRECGLRDKHINDVKLGDSYSFVSVPFEDAEQVVRRLNKLRRGTRPLAEIAQSVGGSDGPRGREKEHVGEEVAAREEPIRGKRETGRSVGWERRSCDGAEHVAAERGKRPKKEKGRPDSGRGERPAGKGKPFPSSGRDAGRVDAAFSFESEEGGSGGFDWSFFEKDGNRWERPAKGKKRK; encoded by the coding sequence ATGACCGAAAACGAAGATTTCGGCTCGCTCGGGCTCTCTCCGGAGATGCTCGCCGCAGTCGAAGCGAAAGGGTTCGAGCGCCCTACGCCAATTCAAAAGCTCACCATTCCCATATTACTTGACGGCCGGAACGACATTATCGCTCAATCCCAGACGGGGACGGGCAAGACCGCCGCATACGGTTTGCCCATCCTGCAGGAGCTCGTGCGCGGTGCGGGCAGCGTGCAGGCCATCGTCCTCGTGCCGACGCGCGAACTCGCCCTGCAGGTGACCGAGGAGCTGGTCTCCTACAATCGGGAGAAGCGGCTTTCCATCGCGGCCATATACGGCGGAGCCTCCATGAGCGAACAGCTCAGGCGGCTGGCGAAGGGGGCCGATATTGTGGTGGGGACGCCGGGGCGCGTGCTCGACCACATCCGGCGCGGGACGCTCGACCTGTCCGGCATCCGCTACCTCGTGCTGGACGAGGCTGACGAAATGCTGAACATGGGATTCATCGAGGATGTCGAGGAAATTATGTCGCATACGCCCGGAGAGCGGCGCGTCCTGCTTTTTTCGGCGACCATGCCGCAGCGTATCGTGAACCTTTCGCGGACCTACATGCGCGACGTGGAGATGCTGCGCGTGGAATCGGCCCGGCTGACGGCCGACCTGACCGACCAGATTTATTTCGAGGTGCGCGAAGCGGACAAGTTCGACGCCCTGACGCGTATCATCGACATCACTCCCGAATTTTATGGCATCGTCTTCAGCCGCACGAAGGTGGGGACGGACGAGCTGGTGAACCGGCTTCTCGAACGGGGATACGCGGCCGAGGGCCTGCACGGCGACGTGTCGCAGGCACAGCGTGAAAAGGTACTGCGTAAATTCCGTAACAGGCAGGTAAATATCCTCGTGGCTACGGACGTGGCGGCGCGGGGTATCGACATCAACAACCTGTCGCACGTCATCAACTATTCGCTGCCGCAGGATTCGGAAAGCTATGTGCACCGCATCGGGCGTACAGGCCGGGCCGGGAATCAGGGAACGGCCATTACGTTCATCTCCTCTTCGGAGATGCGGCAGTTCGGCTTCCTGCGCCGCGATATCAAGGCCGACATCCGCAGGCAGGATTTGCCTACGCCGCAGGATATTGTGGCCGTCAAGAGGCAGCGCATCAAGGAGGAACTGCGGGAAATCGTCGAGGGGGACAACTATGCGGATTACGGCGATATGGCCGAGGAGCTGTTGGCTGCCTATACGCCGGAAGTGGCGTTGGCTGCCCTGCTGCGCCTCGCTTTCCGGAGCGAGCTCGACGAGTCGAACTATCCGGAAATACGCTCCTTCTCGGTAGACAGGCGGGGAACGGCGCGGCTCTTCCTCGCCGTCGGCCGGAAAGACGGTTACGACGTACGGAAACTCGTGGCCCTGCTCAAACGCGAGTGCGGCCTGCGGGACAAACATATCAACGATGTGAAGCTCGGCGACAGCTATTCTTTCGTCAGCGTTCCCTTCGAGGATGCCGAGCAGGTGGTGCGTCGGCTGAACAAACTGCGCCGCGGTACGCGTCCTCTGGCGGAGATAGCCCAATCGGTCGGCGGGTCCGACGGACCGCGCGGCCGGGAAAAGGAGCATGTCGGGGAGGAGGTTGCAGCCAGGGAGGAACCTATCCGCGGGAAGCGGGAGACGGGCCGGTCGGTCGGGTGGGAGCGTCGTTCCTGCGATGGGGCGGAGCATGTTGCTGCGGAGCGCGGGAAGCGTCCGAAGAAAGAAAAGGGGCGGCCGGACAGCGGTCGCGGAGAACGACCGGCCGGAAAGGGAAAACCGTTCCCCTCTTCCGGACGGGATGCCGGACGGGTGGATGCGGCATTCTCTTTTGAATCGGAAGAGGGAGGCAGCGGCGGATTCGACTGGTCGTTTTTCGAGAAAGACGGCAACCGGTGGGAACGTCCGGCCAAGGGAAAGAAACGGAAATAG
- the groL gene encoding chaperonin GroEL (60 kDa chaperone family; promotes refolding of misfolded polypeptides especially under stressful conditions; forms two stacked rings of heptamers to form a barrel-shaped 14mer; ends can be capped by GroES; misfolded proteins enter the barrel where they are refolded when GroES binds), translated as MAKEIKYNAEARELLKEGVDALADAVKVTLGPKGRNVIIDRKFGTPHITKDGVTVAKEVELEEPFANMGAQIVKEVASKTNDDAGDGTTTATVLAQSIIGVGIKNVTAGANPMDLKRGIDKAVAAVVENLRKQSQKVGDHIEKIEQVATISANNDNTIGSLIAEAMSKVNKEGVITVEEAKGTETTVEVVEGMQFDRGYISAYFVTDTEKMEAQLDKPLILITDKKISTMKEIMGVLEPVAQNGRALVIIAEDVDGEALSSLVVNKLRGTLKIAAVKAPGFGDRRKEMLEDIATLTGGTYITEDKGYRLEDVKLEMLGTADKVTINKENTTIVDGAGRKDAIKARVNQIRKQIETTTSDYDREKLQERLAKLAGGVAVLYVGAATEVEMKEKKDRVEDALAATRAAVEEGIIPGGGVAYIRAISALDKLKGENDDETTGIAIVKRAIEEPLRQIVANAGGEGSVVVNKVREGKGAFGYNARSDRYEDMLEAGILDPTKVARVALENAASIASMFLTTECVLAEKKEPVPPMPAGGAGMNGMGMM; from the coding sequence ATGGCTAAAGAGATAAAATACAATGCGGAAGCCCGCGAGCTTCTGAAAGAGGGCGTCGATGCGCTCGCCGATGCGGTAAAGGTAACGCTCGGCCCGAAAGGAAGGAATGTGATAATCGACCGCAAGTTCGGTACGCCGCACATCACCAAGGACGGTGTGACGGTAGCCAAGGAAGTGGAACTCGAAGAGCCCTTCGCCAACATGGGTGCCCAGATTGTCAAGGAGGTAGCCTCCAAGACCAATGACGACGCCGGCGACGGTACCACCACCGCCACGGTGCTCGCCCAGTCCATCATCGGCGTGGGCATCAAGAACGTGACCGCCGGCGCGAACCCGATGGACCTCAAGAGGGGTATCGACAAGGCCGTCGCAGCCGTTGTGGAGAACCTCCGCAAACAGAGCCAGAAGGTGGGCGACCACATCGAGAAAATCGAGCAGGTAGCGACCATTTCGGCCAACAACGACAACACTATAGGTTCCCTCATCGCCGAAGCCATGAGCAAGGTGAACAAGGAGGGCGTCATCACCGTCGAAGAGGCCAAAGGCACGGAGACCACCGTCGAGGTAGTGGAAGGCATGCAGTTCGACAGGGGCTACATTTCGGCCTATTTCGTGACCGACACCGAAAAGATGGAGGCGCAGCTCGACAAGCCGCTTATCCTCATCACCGACAAGAAGATTTCCACGATGAAGGAGATTATGGGCGTACTCGAACCCGTGGCACAGAACGGTCGGGCACTCGTGATAATTGCCGAGGACGTGGACGGCGAGGCGCTCTCGTCGCTGGTGGTGAACAAGCTCCGCGGTACCCTCAAGATAGCTGCCGTCAAGGCTCCCGGTTTCGGCGACCGCCGCAAGGAGATGCTCGAAGATATCGCCACGCTGACGGGCGGTACGTACATCACCGAAGACAAGGGTTACAGGCTCGAAGACGTCAAGCTCGAAATGCTCGGAACGGCCGACAAGGTGACCATCAACAAGGAGAACACCACCATCGTGGACGGTGCCGGGCGCAAGGATGCCATCAAGGCGCGCGTAAACCAGATACGCAAGCAGATAGAGACCACCACCTCCGATTATGACCGCGAGAAACTCCAGGAGAGGCTCGCCAAGCTGGCAGGCGGCGTAGCCGTACTCTATGTCGGCGCAGCCACCGAAGTGGAGATGAAGGAGAAGAAAGACCGCGTAGAGGATGCGCTGGCCGCAACGCGTGCAGCCGTGGAAGAAGGTATCATCCCCGGTGGCGGCGTGGCCTACATCCGTGCCATCTCCGCACTCGACAAACTGAAGGGCGAGAACGACGACGAGACGACCGGTATCGCCATCGTGAAGAGGGCCATCGAAGAGCCGCTCCGCCAGATTGTCGCCAACGCCGGCGGCGAAGGTTCGGTCGTAGTGAACAAGGTACGCGAAGGCAAGGGTGCTTTCGGTTACAACGCCCGCAGCGACCGTTACGAAGATATGCTCGAAGCAGGTATCCTCGACCCGACCAAGGTAGCCCGCGTAGCGCTCGAAAACGCCGCTTCGATAGCCTCCATGTTCCTCACCACCGAGTGCGTACTGGCCGAGAAGAAGGAGCCCGTACCCCCGATGCCGGCAGGCGGCGCAGGGATGAACGGCATGGGCATGATGTAA
- a CDS encoding co-chaperone GroES codes for MKIKPLSDRVLIQPNPAEEKTAAGLIIPDTAKEKPLAGKVVAVGPGTSEVKMEVKVGDQVLYGKYAGTEVTVEGETYLIMRQSDIFAII; via the coding sequence ATGAAAATCAAACCGTTATCAGACAGAGTTTTGATACAGCCCAATCCGGCTGAAGAGAAGACGGCGGCAGGCCTCATCATCCCCGACACCGCGAAGGAAAAACCGCTCGCAGGCAAAGTGGTAGCAGTCGGCCCCGGCACATCGGAGGTAAAGATGGAGGTCAAGGTAGGCGACCAGGTACTCTACGGCAAATACGCGGGTACGGAGGTGACCGTCGAAGGCGAAACATACCTCATCATGCGCCAGAGCGACATTTTCGCAATCATCTAA
- a CDS encoding BACON domain-containing protein encodes MCTLAVVALSACGQEAQEQLQYVSLSQAGCTFFGTDNEPLAVTVETSPAQWAAEASASWVKAEPGEDGTTLVLSVEDNDGDAERKAAVTVTAGQASQTITVYQLAPDLSINRFRKERMFQNGGVVSPSGKYIGGFTNKAMEDNTWEYYPVIIDTETGEKIKLGPFPSALFKCSQPFAITDYGQLFISDHENGGSVIFDLNGDYMLSSIPEGCTNRGNVMGVSGDGSKWVGYATSEKQEGERIGQYRPIIWEDGEARMLSMPEKNFKGEDFSVGAMARGISADGSVIYGTTWDNSDGAMIYWKDGKVKYVGEDVHEIKSVTIPYPEGDETFYYANGIVSQAEIYKMSPSGNWIAGAYQEITVNTDDYSTVASSCPAFYNTETETTVVLEEYSGAKGVHVTDGGIAFIALPMAGGEVYDLNAGVAIGTVAEWVYSEYGLIIPSDIFIKSVSPDGRVVLGTGTEQPAGMKGRIYPWYIIPPAQ; translated from the coding sequence ATGTGTACTTTGGCGGTTGTCGCACTCTCGGCCTGCGGGCAGGAGGCGCAGGAGCAACTGCAATACGTGAGCCTCAGCCAGGCGGGCTGTACCTTTTTCGGTACGGATAACGAGCCTTTGGCAGTGACGGTGGAAACATCTCCGGCGCAGTGGGCGGCGGAAGCATCCGCATCCTGGGTGAAGGCGGAACCCGGAGAGGACGGTACGACCCTTGTTCTATCAGTAGAAGACAATGATGGCGATGCCGAGCGAAAGGCTGCCGTGACGGTGACGGCCGGGCAGGCATCCCAGACGATTACGGTCTATCAGTTGGCACCCGACCTCTCCATCAACCGTTTCAGGAAGGAACGGATGTTCCAGAACGGCGGCGTAGTGTCGCCCAGCGGCAAGTACATCGGCGGTTTTACGAACAAAGCGATGGAGGACAATACGTGGGAATACTATCCTGTGATTATCGACACGGAGACCGGAGAAAAAATCAAACTCGGTCCGTTCCCTTCCGCGCTTTTCAAATGTAGTCAGCCGTTTGCCATTACCGATTACGGCCAGCTTTTTATCTCCGACCATGAGAACGGTGGTTCGGTCATTTTCGACCTCAACGGCGACTACATGCTCTCCAGTATTCCGGAGGGTTGTACGAACCGGGGCAACGTGATGGGCGTTTCGGGCGACGGTTCCAAATGGGTAGGTTATGCAACCAGCGAAAAGCAGGAGGGAGAGCGCATTGGTCAGTACCGTCCGATAATTTGGGAGGACGGCGAGGCCCGGATGCTTTCCATGCCCGAGAAGAACTTCAAGGGCGAGGATTTCTCGGTAGGGGCGATGGCGCGTGGCATCTCCGCCGACGGCTCCGTGATTTATGGAACGACGTGGGACAACAGCGACGGAGCCATGATTTACTGGAAAGACGGCAAGGTCAAGTATGTAGGCGAGGATGTACATGAAATCAAGTCGGTAACCATTCCCTATCCGGAAGGCGACGAGACGTTCTACTATGCCAACGGAATAGTCAGCCAGGCCGAAATCTACAAGATGAGTCCCTCGGGCAACTGGATAGCCGGCGCTTATCAGGAGATAACGGTCAATACGGACGACTATTCGACGGTCGCCAGTTCGTGCCCGGCCTTTTACAATACGGAAACGGAGACGACTGTCGTATTGGAGGAGTACAGCGGTGCCAAGGGCGTGCATGTGACCGACGGGGGCATCGCATTCATTGCACTGCCTATGGCCGGCGGCGAAGTGTACGACCTCAATGCGGGAGTTGCCATCGGAACGGTAGCCGAATGGGTTTACAGCGAATACGGCCTCATCATTCCGTCGGATATCTTCATCAAAAGCGTTTCGCCGGACGGTCGGGTGGTGCTCGGTACGGGTACGGAACAGCCGGCGGGTATGAAGGGGAGAATTTACCCGTGGTACATCATTCCTCCGGCGCAATAA
- a CDS encoding BACON domain-containing protein produces MEKRLCVIAAACLAAVSCTTKGENEPQPSLEVSPTSLIFAAAAAPAQEVTVTAVGTDWEYELVGNASEWVTVTEDRTKGLLTVGVQDNPQAEQRTASLTVNAAGGSGIKVKDKTVTIVQQPSDTPVVYSITVEPASLTFEAEGAATQKVTVMTEGEGLTWRTEVDEAARGWLTVTEGEGQFAVAVSDNPDTVERAGNITVIPSEESASPKVVRVVQKEKVIPPSLDIALSNGATPEEGFVFDYLGENQNYSIDVRAVNIDWDYRVEYDSAATDWITVRKNELSDRVGLMVLLNNNKNEAADPRSGRIVIYTGEEGIGPYEVKVTQTGKPEFQSTILENVEVGTVTGTRAIVYPNNDKRQLAYTEWNITLWGSGIEFVSKFGKYTGSGELLQLELATNPIEKNEEGIYVIPDGTYALAPNFDGKNEDGTSVVPEPFTVSGGERGLWNHPSTAKGTWYLRMQDDKYNGEEARITGGTLAVTGTGDGNYRLEWDFISDAMYHTTGSYEGPLALEVVG; encoded by the coding sequence ATGGAAAAAAGATTGTGCGTTATCGCCGCGGCCTGCCTTGCTGCGGTGTCGTGTACGACCAAAGGGGAAAACGAACCGCAGCCGTCGCTCGAGGTGTCGCCCACTTCCCTCATTTTCGCGGCTGCCGCCGCCCCTGCCCAGGAGGTAACGGTCACGGCCGTCGGTACCGATTGGGAATACGAACTTGTAGGAAATGCCTCGGAGTGGGTCACCGTGACCGAAGACCGCACGAAAGGGCTCCTGACGGTCGGCGTACAGGATAATCCGCAGGCCGAACAGCGTACCGCCTCCCTGACGGTAAACGCCGCTGGCGGCAGCGGCATCAAGGTGAAAGACAAGACCGTGACGATTGTCCAGCAGCCGTCGGACACTCCTGTTGTCTATTCCATTACCGTGGAGCCCGCTTCGCTGACTTTCGAGGCGGAGGGAGCGGCGACACAGAAGGTGACCGTGATGACCGAAGGCGAAGGACTTACCTGGCGTACCGAAGTGGATGAGGCTGCCCGCGGGTGGCTCACCGTGACCGAGGGCGAAGGACAGTTTGCCGTGGCGGTGTCCGACAATCCCGATACAGTGGAACGTGCCGGCAACATCACCGTAATACCGAGTGAGGAGTCCGCTTCGCCGAAAGTGGTGCGCGTCGTACAGAAGGAGAAGGTGATACCCCCTTCGCTCGATATTGCACTCAGCAACGGTGCGACGCCCGAGGAGGGATTCGTGTTCGATTATCTGGGCGAAAACCAGAATTATTCCATCGATGTACGGGCCGTAAATATCGATTGGGACTATCGGGTGGAGTACGATTCCGCCGCGACCGACTGGATTACGGTTCGGAAAAACGAACTGTCGGACCGTGTCGGTTTGATGGTGCTGCTGAACAACAACAAAAACGAAGCTGCCGACCCGCGTTCCGGCCGTATCGTGATTTATACGGGCGAAGAGGGTATCGGCCCCTATGAGGTGAAGGTGACGCAGACCGGAAAACCCGAATTTCAGAGCACGATTCTCGAAAACGTTGAGGTAGGAACAGTGACCGGAACGAGGGCGATTGTCTATCCCAACAACGATAAACGGCAGTTGGCCTATACCGAGTGGAATATTACGCTGTGGGGTAGCGGTATCGAGTTCGTGTCGAAATTTGGCAAATATACCGGTTCGGGCGAATTGCTCCAGTTAGAGCTTGCGACGAATCCTATCGAAAAGAACGAGGAGGGAATTTACGTGATTCCGGACGGAACGTACGCACTTGCCCCGAATTTTGATGGCAAGAACGAAGATGGGACTTCGGTCGTTCCGGAGCCTTTTACCGTGAGCGGAGGCGAGCGGGGATTGTGGAATCATCCGTCGACGGCGAAAGGAACCTGGTACCTGCGGATGCAGGATGACAAGTACAACGGCGAGGAGGCCCGGATTACCGGCGGTACCCTGGCGGTAACGGGAACAGGAGACGGTAATTACCGACTCGAATGGGATTTCATCTCCGATGCCATGTATCATACGACGGGCAGTTACGAAGGGCCGCTTGCATTGGAGGTCGTGGGCTGA
- a CDS encoding BACON domain-containing protein, translated as MLLLAAGCKNREPRLVTHTLEVAPAVLSFAFDETGISKRIDVETDAPSFSFSVSYSGQETDWLETAQEETCITVSAASRNVSDGERRATLTVSADRAASRTVVVTQGSEGEGTDYAVVLSPDSLELPAYGTLTGEAEIISAGSGFRAERAAGDTWYEVRIEKQRLIVTAAPNSSAEAREGAATVTNAEGGEAVLTIRQAGIPAAYGITLEPASLTFASSGDELTKTVSVVTQGSVPAALVTSDQAEWLSAEIVEKQLLVTATVNDGGERRGEVTVTNAEGAFAVLEVTQQAAGDTGIAVEPAQLSFGPEGGRRTCGITAGGTELTAATDTGSTAWLSAAVTGTALEVTAAPWSGSGVRSGTVTVRSAEGSEATVAVSQQGTPITDLSGTWQWHSLSATTEDWTNTSEFSGTATIARENGGYAVTGIAGSGVQGFGGATATIHLILRNGTAGVSFGAAFRKGDKPYYSAPHLVFPSGIVEAWTEPETFLPVSVERDASGLERLLLPDLLTATPELFPDSEQLWGETGEASYIYYETLTMGGIAVPVPIEYHRHVVLTRQQP; from the coding sequence GTGCTTCTGCTCGCCGCCGGATGCAAAAACCGGGAACCCCGACTCGTCACCCATACGCTCGAAGTTGCCCCTGCCGTCCTGTCGTTCGCATTCGATGAAACCGGCATATCCAAACGGATAGACGTCGAAACGGATGCTCCGTCTTTCAGTTTTTCGGTGAGCTACTCCGGCCAGGAGACCGACTGGCTGGAAACGGCACAGGAAGAAACATGTATCACGGTATCGGCCGCAAGCCGGAATGTTTCCGACGGCGAACGCCGGGCGACCCTCACGGTAAGTGCCGACCGGGCGGCTTCCCGTACCGTCGTCGTCACGCAGGGTAGCGAGGGGGAAGGGACGGACTATGCCGTCGTACTGTCGCCGGACAGCCTCGAACTTCCCGCCTACGGTACCCTGACGGGAGAGGCGGAAATCATCTCCGCCGGCAGCGGCTTCCGGGCAGAACGGGCCGCCGGGGATACGTGGTACGAGGTGCGCATCGAAAAACAGCGGCTCATCGTAACGGCCGCGCCCAACTCCTCCGCCGAGGCACGGGAAGGAGCAGCAACGGTCACGAATGCCGAAGGCGGTGAAGCCGTGCTGACCATCCGGCAGGCCGGAATTCCCGCCGCTTACGGAATCACCCTCGAACCCGCTTCGCTGACTTTCGCCTCCTCGGGCGACGAGCTGACCAAAACCGTCTCCGTCGTAACACAAGGAAGTGTTCCCGCCGCTTTGGTGACGTCCGACCAGGCCGAATGGCTCTCGGCGGAGATAGTGGAGAAACAACTCCTTGTGACGGCAACCGTCAATGACGGCGGTGAACGCCGCGGAGAGGTCACGGTCACCAATGCGGAAGGGGCCTTCGCGGTACTGGAGGTTACGCAGCAGGCGGCCGGCGATACCGGTATCGCTGTCGAACCGGCACAACTTTCATTCGGGCCGGAGGGCGGCCGCCGCACCTGCGGAATCACCGCCGGAGGAACGGAACTGACGGCCGCAACCGACACCGGAAGCACCGCATGGCTCTCGGCCGCCGTGACCGGAACGGCACTGGAGGTGACCGCCGCACCATGGAGCGGCAGCGGCGTACGGAGCGGAACCGTCACGGTACGCTCGGCGGAGGGAAGCGAGGCAACCGTGGCCGTATCGCAGCAGGGTACCCCCATCACCGACCTCTCCGGCACATGGCAGTGGCATTCGCTCTCCGCCACTACGGAAGACTGGACGAATACCTCCGAATTTTCCGGGACGGCGACCATTGCCCGCGAAAACGGCGGGTATGCCGTCACGGGCATCGCCGGCAGCGGCGTACAGGGGTTCGGCGGGGCGACGGCCACCATCCACCTCATACTGCGCAACGGTACGGCGGGAGTCTCCTTCGGAGCCGCTTTCCGAAAGGGAGACAAGCCCTACTATTCGGCCCCGCATCTCGTATTCCCGTCAGGAATCGTCGAGGCATGGACGGAGCCGGAAACCTTTCTTCCGGTATCGGTAGAACGGGACGCATCGGGACTCGAACGCCTCCTGCTGCCCGACCTTCTCACGGCCACTCCGGAACTCTTTCCCGACTCCGAACAGCTATGGGGCGAAACGGGCGAAGCGAGTTACATCTACTACGAAACCCTCACGATGGGCGGCATCGCCGTTCCAGTCCCGATAGAGTACCACCGGCACGTCGTCCTGACGCGACAACAACCGTAA
- a CDS encoding efflux transporter outer membrane subunit, which translates to MKQTVKHILRALLLVAVAAAMGSCVLGRKYQSPELNLPDRLSDSAPDNDSLLFADMRWWEVYSDTTLRNLISATLANNKDMRIAAERVQELAQLRRIDNAAMLPQIGGTAYGEREWENYGGNNPDVSPEFGAKLTLGWELDLWGNLRWARRKGVAEYLESVEAQRALQMTLIAEVAQAYYELAALDNELAIVRRTLATRQEGVRQAKIRFEGGLTSETSYQQSQVELASTATLVPELERKVAAKENEIALLAGRYPGPVERSSLDNAMKLPQELPVGLPSELLLRRPDVRAAEQALIAANAAVGMAYTDRFPRIRLTGAYGLEGDAIQSILQSPYGLLSGTLTTPIFSFNAKRAKYRAQQHAYEQECARYEKKVLTVFQEVNDAIVGYNSAREACVLKRNLEQASRKYVELARLQYINGVINYLDVLDAQRQYFDAQIGLSNAIRDEYIALVQLYKALGGGWDTTPPPTEEPEEQREEQGTRPEVSEPR; encoded by the coding sequence ATGAAGCAGACCGTAAAACACATCCTCCGGGCCTTGCTGCTCGTCGCCGTAGCGGCGGCAATGGGGTCGTGCGTACTCGGCAGAAAATACCAGAGTCCCGAGCTCAACCTTCCTGACCGCCTCTCCGACTCGGCCCCCGACAACGATTCGCTGCTGTTCGCCGACATGCGGTGGTGGGAAGTATATTCCGATACCACTCTCCGGAATCTCATATCCGCCACGCTCGCCAACAACAAGGATATGCGCATCGCGGCCGAAAGGGTACAGGAACTTGCCCAACTGCGCCGGATAGACAACGCCGCCATGCTTCCGCAGATAGGAGGGACGGCCTACGGCGAACGGGAGTGGGAGAATTACGGAGGCAACAATCCCGACGTCAGCCCCGAATTCGGAGCCAAACTCACGCTGGGCTGGGAGCTCGACCTCTGGGGCAATCTCCGCTGGGCACGCCGCAAGGGAGTGGCGGAATACCTCGAATCGGTGGAGGCGCAGCGGGCACTGCAAATGACGCTGATTGCGGAAGTGGCACAGGCATACTACGAACTGGCCGCTCTGGACAACGAACTGGCCATTGTCCGCCGGACGCTCGCCACCCGGCAGGAGGGGGTACGGCAGGCCAAGATACGTTTCGAGGGGGGCCTGACCTCCGAAACCTCTTACCAGCAGTCGCAGGTAGAACTTGCGAGTACCGCCACCCTCGTACCGGAGCTGGAACGGAAAGTGGCCGCCAAAGAGAATGAAATCGCACTGCTGGCAGGCAGGTATCCGGGGCCCGTGGAACGTTCGTCGCTCGACAACGCCATGAAACTACCGCAGGAGCTGCCGGTGGGACTGCCTTCCGAACTACTGCTCCGGCGCCCGGATGTCCGGGCTGCGGAACAGGCGCTCATAGCGGCCAACGCCGCGGTAGGCATGGCCTACACCGACCGCTTCCCGCGGATACGCCTCACGGGAGCCTACGGACTCGAAGGCGACGCCATACAGAGCATCCTTCAGTCCCCCTACGGTCTGCTGAGTGGGACGCTGACCACTCCCATCTTCTCATTCAACGCCAAACGCGCCAAATACCGGGCCCAGCAGCACGCCTACGAACAGGAGTGCGCACGGTACGAAAAGAAGGTACTCACGGTCTTTCAGGAGGTGAACGACGCCATCGTGGGCTACAACAGCGCCCGCGAAGCGTGCGTCCTGAAACGGAATCTCGAACAGGCCTCGCGCAAATACGTGGAGCTCGCCCGGCTGCAATACATCAACGGCGTCATCAACTACCTCGACGTGCTGGACGCACAGCGCCAGTATTTCGATGCACAGATAGGACTCAGCAATGCCATCCGGGATGAATACATCGCGCTCGTACAACTCTACAAGGCACTGGGCGGCGGATGGGACACGACGCCTCCGCCGACGGAAGAGCCGGAGGAACAGAGGGAAGAGCAGGGTACCCGCCCCGAAGTCTCCGAACCGCGATAA